The following coding sequences lie in one Miscanthus floridulus cultivar M001 chromosome 9, ASM1932011v1, whole genome shotgun sequence genomic window:
- the LOC136479713 gene encoding uncharacterized protein, with protein MENNSQPPAPAAPAAKVTPPANEPPKTTQPSSNLEVVPVASWTAAMDGSSAQPQRGTAVVSVPLRSVQQHPQPLSLQVLALAGTGTGSMFGPTAQCGATMPRSPTAVGSLAFRSVQQTNPVVFGQGSSSSNQAMQGSSSTQAVAMTALAAATHGPTAQHGAAVPGWLPRAALLPSYRVVRPTKLMVKKLPAPPPPKLPVYRPPPPPRPELPNSSAAGNALLPLSLDTGFCVLNMQADPPSPDQVTMAEEGSDSEGGGGSGDDVQMLDLNFPPVSNNEEN; from the coding sequence ATGGAAAACAACTCCCAGCCACCTGCACCAGCGGCCCCTGCTGCAAAGGTCACGCCGCCAGCCAATGAGCCCCCCAAGACCACGCAGCCTTCCTCCAACCTTGAGGTGGTGCCCGTGGCCTCTTGGACTGCAGCAATGGACGGCTCTTCTGCTCAACCTCAACGTGGCACTGCCGTCGTGTCTGTGCCATTGAGGTCGGTGCAGCAGCACCCCCAACCATTGTCGCTGCAGGTCCTTGCGCTAGCTGGCACTGGCACTGGGTCCATGTTTGGCCCCACTGCTCAGTGTGGTGCCACCATGCCAAGGTCACCAACCGCTGTCGGGTCTCTGGCGTTCAGGTCCGTGCAGCAAACAAATCCTGTTGTTTTTGGACAGGGTTCATCATCCAGCAACCAGGCAATGCAGGGTTCATCCAGCACCCAGGCAGTGGCAATGACAGCTCTCGCTGCAGCCACGCATGGCCCCACTGCTCAGCATGGTGCTGCCGTGCCAGGGTGGTTGCCTCGTGCTGCCTTGCTTCCATCGTACAGGGTGGTGCGCCCAACAAAGCTTATGGTCAAGAAGCTCCCGGCTCCTCCACCGCCCAAGCTGCCGGTTTACAGGCCCCCTCCACCGCCTAGGCCTGAACTGCCCAACAGCTCTGCTGCAGGCAATGCACTGCTGCCATTGTCATTGGATACAGGCTTTTGTGTCTTAAACATGCAGGCAGATCCACCATCACCAGACCAAGTGACAATGGCAGAGGAGGGATCTGACTCAGAGGGCGGCGGTGGCAGCGGAGATGACGTGCAGATGCTTGACTTAAACTTCCCACCAGTTTCAAACAACGAGGAAAATTAG